A single Clostridium sp. AN503 DNA region contains:
- a CDS encoding ABC transporter permease: MRMNPVYKRETMVSSRSIKLALILMVFNGILAMVALLNMYSTLAQVRVTAEIQYTSFLDLYLFVAVLEFVMLIFIMPALTSGSISGERERQTLELMLTTKMRPWEIVLGKLAASLSTMSLLIISSFPIIAMVFVYGGVTLNDIGLLLLCYIAAALFVGSLGLCCSALFRKTTLSTVVSYAVMGLVVIGTYGINQFAYYMSGMHVDSYFASIGQSPAHATSGGLLYLLLINPTTTFLVTISQLTGQAQVTANVGQWFGGHSASPVFAQWVGVSVVIQLLMAALFVWIAIRAISSGKQS, from the coding sequence ATGAGGATGAATCCGGTTTATAAACGGGAAACCATGGTCAGCTCCAGGAGCATCAAGCTGGCTTTGATCCTGATGGTTTTCAACGGGATCCTGGCGATGGTAGCGCTCCTTAATATGTATTCGACCCTGGCGCAGGTGCGGGTGACTGCGGAGATCCAGTACACCAGCTTTCTGGACCTGTATCTGTTTGTGGCTGTCCTGGAATTCGTGATGCTGATCTTTATCATGCCGGCCCTGACGTCGGGAAGCATCAGCGGAGAGCGGGAACGTCAGACTCTTGAACTGATGCTGACGACGAAAATGCGTCCGTGGGAGATCGTGCTGGGGAAGCTGGCGGCATCTTTGAGTACGATGTCCCTGCTGATCATTTCCAGCTTTCCGATCATCGCCATGGTATTTGTATACGGCGGCGTCACGCTGAATGACATCGGGCTGCTGCTGCTCTGTTACATAGCTGCCGCTCTGTTTGTGGGAAGCCTTGGGCTGTGCTGCTCCGCGCTGTTCCGCAAGACAACCCTGTCTACAGTGGTGTCCTATGCGGTCATGGGACTGGTGGTCATCGGCACCTATGGTATTAACCAGTTTGCCTATTATATGAGCGGAATGCATGTGGACAGTTACTTTGCGTCCATCGGGCAGTCGCCTGCCCACGCCACATCCGGAGGGCTTTTATATCTGCTGCTGATCAATCCTACCACAACCTTTTTAGTGACGATCAGCCAGCTGACAGGACAGGCGCAGGTGACAGCCAATGTTGGGCAATGGTTTGGAGGCCACAGTGCAAGCCCAGTGTTTGCCCAATGGGTTGGCGTGAGCGTGGTGATCCAGCTTTTGATGGCGGCGCTCTTTGTGTGGATTGCCATACGTGCTATTTCCAGCGGAAAACAGTCGTAA
- a CDS encoding HAMP domain-containing sensor histidine kinase — MKSKKSGRSDLSHRYHTRVIANIVYSTLVTCLVEMFLVTNLSMLAGYAEESQWDNALLAMIYHSDIVIVLGYVLVGIVIFSATFLLLQEKSIAYISRISDAISDISEGNLNTSVEVVGDDEFASMAENLNKMVEDIRKLMDKEREAERTKNELITNVAHDLRTPLTSIIGYLELLSGKVTLPPEMQKKYIDIAYGKAKRLEKLIEDLFGFTKMNYGKLSMHVAKVDIIKLLSQLLEESYPNFADKGLSYELQSNVPAKVITADGNLLARLFDNLINNAIKYGADGKRVIVKVTAASSTVQVSVTNYGYVIPAEELPLIFDKFYRVEQSRSTHTGGTGLGLAIVKNIVDMHGGTITVKSDLNGTVFTVTLQVDFDINKENFGKLG; from the coding sequence TTGAAAAGTAAGAAAAGCGGCAGGAGTGATCTAAGCCACCGCTATCATACCCGCGTGATCGCCAACATCGTCTACAGCACGCTTGTTACGTGTCTTGTGGAGATGTTTTTGGTGACCAATTTATCCATGCTGGCCGGCTACGCGGAGGAATCCCAGTGGGACAATGCGCTTCTTGCCATGATCTATCACTCCGACATTGTCATAGTACTGGGGTATGTGCTGGTGGGGATCGTGATCTTTTCTGCAACCTTTTTGCTGCTCCAGGAGAAGTCTATCGCGTATATCAGCCGGATCTCCGACGCTATCAGCGATATCTCCGAAGGGAATCTAAACACCAGTGTGGAGGTCGTCGGGGACGATGAGTTCGCCTCCATGGCGGAGAATCTAAACAAGATGGTGGAAGATATCCGTAAACTGATGGATAAAGAGAGGGAAGCGGAGCGGACGAAGAATGAGCTGATCACCAATGTAGCCCACGATCTGCGCACCCCCCTGACTTCGATCATCGGGTATCTGGAGCTGCTATCCGGCAAGGTAACGCTGCCGCCGGAGATGCAGAAGAAGTACATAGATATCGCTTACGGGAAGGCCAAGCGGCTGGAGAAGCTGATCGAGGACCTGTTTGGATTTACCAAGATGAATTACGGCAAGCTGTCCATGCATGTGGCAAAGGTGGATATCATCAAGCTCTTAAGCCAGCTTCTGGAGGAATCTTATCCCAATTTTGCGGATAAAGGGCTGTCCTACGAGCTGCAGAGCAATGTTCCCGCCAAGGTCATCACGGCGGACGGGAACCTTCTGGCGCGTCTGTTTGACAACCTGATCAACAATGCTATCAAGTATGGGGCTGATGGGAAGCGGGTCATTGTAAAGGTGACGGCTGCCAGCAGCACGGTCCAGGTGTCGGTGACCAACTATGGCTACGTGATCCCGGCTGAGGAGCTGCCGCTGATCTTCGACAAATTCTACCGGGTGGAACAGTCCCGGTCGACCCATACGGGAGGTACGGGGCTTGGGCTTGCGATCGTAAAGAATATCGTGGACATGCACGGAGGCACGATCACAGTGAAGAGCGATCTGAATGGAACGGTGTTTACCGTTACCCTTCAGGTGGATTTTGATATCAACAAAGAGAATTTTGGAAAGCTGGGGTGA
- a CDS encoding ribulose-phosphate 3-epimerase, which produces MKPIVINSPSLANCNTLHIREDIEALRAAGVTWLHVDLMDGNYVPNLCFPVRFMKDVKEEYPDMILDVHMMVTDPAGYVDRMAEAGVDYLSFHVDSTPFAFRVMERIRASGMNPGVVVNPSQDVSVIGPYADLADMVTLMAVEPGFAGQAFMPRTVDKVEKLASLRKKCGKDFLINVDGAMNYENLIPCVRRGANVIVTGIYTVFQQPEGIVSACRRFDEECRKGLASGFVGDAY; this is translated from the coding sequence ATGAAACCAATCGTTATCAATTCACCGTCCCTGGCAAACTGCAATACTCTGCATATCAGAGAGGATATAGAGGCGCTCAGGGCTGCGGGGGTTACATGGCTCCACGTGGATCTTATGGACGGGAACTATGTCCCCAATCTCTGCTTCCCGGTACGGTTTATGAAAGATGTAAAAGAGGAATATCCGGATATGATACTTGATGTCCATATGATGGTGACAGATCCGGCTGGATATGTTGACCGGATGGCGGAGGCGGGAGTGGATTATTTAAGCTTCCACGTGGACAGTACGCCGTTTGCTTTCAGGGTCATGGAGCGGATCAGGGCATCCGGCATGAACCCCGGGGTAGTTGTCAATCCATCGCAGGATGTTTCGGTCATTGGACCGTATGCCGACCTGGCGGATATGGTGACCCTTATGGCAGTGGAACCTGGGTTCGCGGGGCAGGCATTTATGCCGAGGACGGTTGACAAAGTGGAAAAGCTGGCGTCGCTGCGGAAAAAATGTGGAAAAGATTTTCTGATCAACGTGGATGGCGCAATGAATTATGAAAACCTGATCCCCTGCGTCAGACGCGGCGCGAATGTGATCGTCACCGGTATCTATACGGTCTTTCAGCAGCCGGAGGGGATCGTGTCTGCGTGCAGGCGGTTTGACGAGGAGTGCAGAAAAGGTTTGGCATCCGGGTTTGTGGGGGATGCGTATTAA
- a CDS encoding DUF969 domain-containing protein, with protein MEILKLIGVVVVIIGFMLKFDAMATVVVAGLVTGLVAGLSPMNILDILGTAFITNRTATLFVLTLPVIALCERNGLKDKAVDLIKKLKNATTGRLASVYLVIRAIAASFSLRIGGHPQFVRPLINPMAQGAAIAKYGEIDELTEDEIKGLCAANENYGNFFAQNCFMGASGTLLIVSTLTEQGYEVNALQIASQSVLIAACAVLAGICFNLIYDTKLNRRFSGKKTKGADKA; from the coding sequence ATGGAGATACTCAAACTGATAGGCGTAGTAGTTGTGATCATCGGATTCATGCTGAAATTCGATGCTATGGCGACGGTAGTCGTGGCGGGGTTAGTCACCGGCCTGGTGGCAGGGCTTTCGCCGATGAATATCCTGGATATCCTGGGAACTGCATTTATTACCAACCGGACGGCAACACTATTTGTGCTGACCCTGCCGGTCATCGCGCTGTGTGAGCGCAACGGGCTGAAGGACAAGGCGGTGGATCTGATCAAGAAGCTCAAGAATGCCACCACGGGTAGGCTGGCTTCGGTGTATCTGGTCATCCGTGCGATCGCGGCTTCTTTCTCCTTGAGAATTGGTGGTCATCCCCAGTTTGTACGGCCGCTGATCAATCCGATGGCGCAGGGCGCGGCTATTGCAAAATACGGTGAGATCGATGAGTTGACGGAGGATGAGATCAAGGGTCTGTGCGCGGCCAATGAAAACTATGGCAACTTCTTTGCGCAGAACTGTTTTATGGGTGCATCCGGAACACTTTTGATCGTATCAACACTGACGGAACAGGGGTATGAGGTGAATGCTCTGCAGATTGCCAGCCAGTCTGTGCTGATCGCAGCCTGCGCGGTTCTGGCAGGAATCTGTTTTAACCTGATCTATGATACGAAGCTGAACCGGCGTTTTTCCGGTAAAAAGACGAAGGGGGCGGATAAAGCATGA
- a CDS encoding SPFH domain-containing protein yields MGIIKAIASAVGGSLADQWLEVIEADNMGDQTVFTSGVKIRRGSNTKGTENTVSNGSVIHVYPNQFMMVVDGGKVVDYTAEEGYYTVDNSSLPSLFNGEFKDTLKETFNRVKYGGSTPTVQKVCYVNLQEIKGIKFGTRNPVNYFDSFYNAELFLRAHGAYSVKITDPLLFYEQVVPRNVSRVEIDSINEQFMDEFLEGLQVAINKMSAEGERISFVASKGTVLSRHMSEVLDENWKRDRGFEVMNVGLASISYDEESQKLINMRNQGAMLGDPAIREGYVQGAMARGMEAAGSNANGAMAGFMGMGVGMNAGGGFMGAASAANMQQMQMNQAQAGQMPQMNQAQMNPTQGNPAQAGPMQSGPAGNAGSWTCQCGSVNSGKFCSECGSPRPASGPWTCSCGTVNSGKFCSECGKPRS; encoded by the coding sequence ATGGGCATTATCAAAGCAATTGCAAGCGCGGTAGGCGGATCCCTGGCGGATCAGTGGCTGGAGGTCATTGAGGCTGACAATATGGGAGACCAGACCGTATTCACCAGCGGTGTGAAGATCCGCAGGGGTTCCAACACAAAAGGCACAGAAAACACAGTATCCAACGGCTCCGTGATCCATGTGTATCCCAACCAGTTCATGATGGTAGTGGACGGCGGCAAGGTGGTGGACTATACTGCGGAGGAGGGGTATTACACCGTGGACAATTCCTCCCTGCCGTCCCTGTTTAATGGAGAATTCAAAGATACCTTAAAAGAGACCTTCAACCGCGTGAAATACGGCGGATCCACTCCCACGGTCCAGAAGGTGTGTTATGTAAACTTGCAGGAGATCAAGGGGATCAAGTTCGGAACCCGCAACCCGGTCAACTATTTTGACAGCTTTTATAACGCGGAGCTGTTTCTGCGGGCTCACGGCGCTTATTCTGTGAAGATTACCGACCCGTTGTTGTTTTATGAGCAGGTGGTCCCGAGAAATGTATCGCGGGTGGAGATTGATTCCATCAATGAACAGTTTATGGATGAATTCCTGGAAGGTCTCCAGGTAGCGATCAATAAGATGTCCGCGGAGGGAGAGCGCATCTCCTTTGTGGCATCCAAGGGCACCGTGCTCAGCCGGCATATGTCGGAGGTTTTAGATGAAAACTGGAAGCGGGACCGCGGGTTTGAAGTGATGAACGTGGGACTGGCCAGTATTTCCTACGATGAGGAGTCCCAGAAGCTGATCAATATGCGCAACCAGGGAGCCATGCTGGGCGACCCGGCGATCCGGGAAGGCTATGTGCAGGGTGCAATGGCGCGGGGCATGGAAGCGGCAGGCTCCAACGCAAACGGAGCCATGGCTGGCTTCATGGGTATGGGCGTCGGTATGAACGCAGGCGGCGGATTTATGGGGGCGGCGTCAGCAGCCAATATGCAGCAGATGCAGATGAACCAGGCGCAGGCAGGGCAGATGCCCCAGATGAACCAGGCCCAGATGAACCCGACGCAGGGGAATCCGGCCCAGGCAGGCCCGATGCAGTCCGGCCCGGCAGGCAATGCCGGTTCCTGGACCTGCCAGTGCGGTTCGGTAAACAGCGGTAAGTTCTGCAGCGAGTGCGGCAGTCCGAGACCGGCTTCCGGGCCATGGACCTGCTCCTGCGGAACCGTAAACAGCGGTAAATTCTGCAGCGAGTGCGGGAAACCCAGAAGCTGA
- the pcp gene encoding pyroglutamyl-peptidase I codes for MKLLLTAFDPFGGEPVNPALEAVKQVRDRIGEVEIVKVEVPTVFGKSIDTVTAAIERELPDAVLCIGQAGGRYDLMPERVAINLDDARIKDNEGNQPIDQPVFEDGAPAYFATLPIKAMVKRIREAGIPSSVSNSAGTFVCNHLMYGVLYTLDKKYPGVRGGFMHVPFIPSQVVNRPSPAPSLALADIVRGIEAAVEAIADNQKDIGTAEGATH; via the coding sequence ATGAAACTTCTTTTAACTGCATTTGATCCATTTGGCGGAGAGCCTGTGAATCCGGCGCTGGAGGCGGTAAAGCAGGTCCGGGACAGGATCGGTGAGGTGGAGATCGTGAAGGTGGAGGTGCCTACGGTTTTCGGGAAATCCATCGATACGGTCACTGCCGCAATTGAGCGGGAGCTGCCGGATGCGGTACTTTGCATCGGTCAGGCGGGAGGCCGTTATGACCTGATGCCGGAGCGCGTAGCGATCAATCTGGACGACGCCCGTATCAAGGACAACGAGGGGAACCAGCCGATCGACCAGCCGGTTTTTGAGGACGGAGCGCCCGCATATTTTGCAACGCTGCCGATCAAGGCGATGGTGAAGCGCATCCGCGAGGCGGGGATTCCATCCAGCGTTTCCAATTCGGCGGGAACCTTTGTGTGCAACCATCTGATGTACGGGGTTTTGTATACCCTGGATAAAAAGTACCCTGGCGTGCGCGGCGGTTTCATGCATGTACCCTTTATCCCCAGCCAGGTGGTGAACCGCCCGTCACCTGCGCCAAGCCTGGCGCTGGCGGATATCGTGCGTGGAATCGAGGCGGCTGTGGAGGCGATCGCGGACAATCAAAAAGACATTGGGACGGCGGAGGGCGCCACCCATTGA
- a CDS encoding response regulator transcription factor gives MAETNILVVDDEQEIADLVEIYLVSDGYKVFKASNAQAGLDILDKEEIHLVLLDIMMPGMNGLEMCKKIRETNNIPIIMLSAKSTDLDKILGLGTGADDYVVKPFNPLELTARVKSQLRRYTQLNPNSSVHENAKNEISIRGLTINKDNHKVTVYEEEVKLTPIEFDILYLLASNPGKVFSTDEIFEKVWNEKVYEANNTVMVHIRRLRGKMKEDERQDKIITTVWGVGYKIEK, from the coding sequence ATGGCAGAGACCAATATCCTGGTGGTTGATGATGAGCAGGAGATCGCGGACCTGGTGGAGATATACCTGGTCAGTGACGGATATAAAGTGTTTAAGGCGTCCAATGCGCAGGCGGGGCTGGATATCCTGGATAAGGAAGAGATCCATCTGGTGCTGCTGGATATTATGATGCCCGGGATGAACGGGCTGGAGATGTGCAAGAAGATCCGGGAAACCAACAACATCCCGATCATCATGCTGAGCGCCAAGTCCACCGACTTAGATAAGATCTTAGGGCTGGGCACCGGGGCGGATGACTATGTGGTGAAGCCGTTTAACCCGCTGGAACTGACGGCGCGGGTTAAGTCCCAGCTGCGCCGCTACACTCAGCTGAACCCCAACAGCAGCGTCCATGAGAATGCGAAGAATGAGATCAGCATCCGTGGACTTACGATCAACAAAGACAACCACAAGGTGACCGTATACGAGGAGGAGGTCAAGCTGACCCCCATCGAGTTTGATATCCTGTATCTTTTGGCGTCTAATCCGGGCAAGGTATTCAGCACTGACGAGATCTTTGAGAAGGTGTGGAATGAGAAGGTATATGAGGCAAACAACACCGTTATGGTACATATCCGGCGGCTTCGCGGCAAGATGAAGGAAGACGAGCGCCAGGACAAGATCATCACCACTGTGTGGGGGGTAGGATACAAAATTGAAAAGTAA
- a CDS encoding 5-deoxy-glucuronate isomerase, translating into MIKVVRGNINRKWNNYVCRDKNPEMMDSEFSVIYLKAGEDFEILTEEEYVFCLNCGSVIFQWDGFEASARRGNCFRDDPYVLHVHCGTRVRLRCVSEHAEINVANTLNHKQFANKFYEPDDLLCSETVDEEKLDGKVKRIKRVFFNRSTCPETNLFCGEVVNYPGCWACFPPHLHTEPEIYYYKFLPEQGYGFAEFGSEAVKVVNRSVTCNPGGQLHSQATAPGYAGYIMWTQRLQDNGEDIVYSLKEEHAWLDADHIKIFPELTE; encoded by the coding sequence ATGATAAAAGTTGTAAGAGGGAATATCAACCGGAAGTGGAACAATTATGTATGCAGGGACAAAAACCCTGAAATGATGGACTCAGAATTCAGCGTGATCTATTTAAAGGCTGGAGAGGATTTTGAGATTCTGACGGAGGAGGAGTATGTATTCTGTTTAAACTGTGGTTCTGTCATCTTTCAGTGGGATGGTTTCGAGGCGTCTGCCAGGAGGGGGAATTGTTTCAGGGACGATCCCTATGTACTGCATGTCCACTGCGGTACCCGGGTGAGGCTGCGGTGTGTTTCAGAACATGCGGAGATAAACGTTGCCAATACCTTAAACCATAAGCAGTTTGCAAATAAGTTCTATGAGCCGGACGATCTTCTCTGTTCTGAAACCGTAGATGAAGAGAAGCTGGACGGCAAAGTAAAACGGATCAAACGGGTGTTTTTTAACCGGTCCACTTGTCCTGAGACCAATCTGTTCTGTGGGGAAGTCGTCAACTATCCTGGCTGCTGGGCCTGCTTCCCGCCCCATCTTCACACAGAGCCGGAGATTTATTATTACAAATTCCTGCCGGAGCAGGGGTATGGGTTTGCGGAGTTTGGAAGTGAAGCGGTCAAGGTTGTGAACCGGAGCGTTACATGCAATCCGGGAGGTCAGCTGCACTCTCAGGCCACGGCGCCGGGGTACGCGGGGTATATTATGTGGACACAGCGCCTGCAGGATAATGGTGAAGATATCGTGTATTCCTTGAAGGAGGAACATGCCTGGCTGGATGCGGATCATATCAAAATATTTCCGGAATTAACGGAATAG
- a CDS encoding DUF979 domain-containing protein, which yields MTWTLSTIVAEVFYCIIGLIFTLTGVKALKDAELKARYYTAAFWFILAFTFIAGPYIPKWIVGLCVIAMAAITAMGRVRQSKSDVPNPSETRRAADKYGNAVFIPALSLAIVAVLVATFWSSLGANNAIGVSGAAALIVAFVIFKCKPAQAASDGTRLMDNVGSAGILPQVLAALGALFTAAGVGDVIAAGVRHIIPDGNRFIACAVYCVAMALFTIIMGNGFAAFSVITVGIGIPFLIMNGASPVVVGALGLTAGFCGTLLTPMAANFNIMPAALLETKDKYVIIKSQAPMAVTMLIIHILLMYFLAF from the coding sequence ATGACTTGGACATTGAGTACGATCGTTGCTGAGGTATTTTATTGTATTATCGGACTTATCTTTACTTTGACAGGGGTGAAGGCTCTGAAGGATGCAGAACTGAAAGCCCGTTACTATACGGCGGCATTCTGGTTTATCCTGGCATTTACTTTTATTGCAGGACCCTATATCCCTAAATGGATCGTGGGGCTGTGTGTGATCGCAATGGCGGCTATAACTGCCATGGGCAGGGTACGTCAGAGTAAGAGTGATGTGCCGAATCCGTCAGAGACGCGCAGGGCGGCGGACAAATACGGCAATGCAGTATTTATTCCGGCACTTAGCCTGGCCATTGTTGCAGTTCTTGTTGCAACCTTCTGGAGTTCCCTGGGAGCAAATAATGCAATCGGCGTATCTGGTGCAGCTGCTCTTATTGTAGCGTTCGTGATCTTTAAATGTAAACCGGCTCAGGCTGCATCCGACGGGACCCGGCTGATGGACAATGTAGGTTCGGCAGGTATCCTTCCGCAGGTTCTGGCTGCATTGGGCGCGCTGTTTACAGCGGCAGGCGTAGGCGATGTGATCGCTGCGGGAGTCCGTCATATCATTCCTGACGGGAACCGGTTTATCGCCTGCGCGGTGTACTGCGTGGCAATGGCGTTATTTACGATCATTATGGGCAACGGTTTTGCTGCATTTTCCGTGATCACGGTGGGTATCGGCATCCCGTTCCTGATCATGAACGGCGCAAGCCCGGTGGTAGTCGGCGCGCTGGGACTGACGGCAGGTTTCTGCGGGACCCTGCTGACTCCCATGGCTGCGAACTTCAATATCATGCCGGCAGCGCTGCTGGAGACGAAAGATAAGTATGTGATCATTAAAAGTCAGGCGCCCATGGCGGTCACCATGCTGATCATACACATCCTGCTTATGTATTTCCTTGCATTTTAA
- a CDS encoding ABC transporter ATP-binding protein, producing MLKIQNLQKSYGNYHALDGLDMEIEKGALYGFVGPNGAGKTTTIKIMTGLLKPDGGSVEIDGISAVREPHRLKEKIGYVPDHFGVYDNLKVSEYMEFFAACYGIEGLKGRKRAQTLLAQVGLGDKEDFFVDGLSRGMKQRLCLARALIHDPALLIMDEPTAGLDPRTRVEFRETVKELNEQGMTILISSHLLSDLSELCTDIGVIDAGRMILTGSIDEIIDRIHTSKPVIITVQDRMDIAMGLLKEHPLVQTITVRDTDIMVGFMGSARQESELLTALVNAGVMIRGFVREPGSLEAIFMQITNHEEERVVLSYEDESGL from the coding sequence ATGCTTAAGATTCAAAATCTGCAGAAGTCCTACGGGAACTATCATGCGCTGGACGGTCTGGATATGGAGATTGAAAAAGGCGCTCTGTATGGATTTGTAGGACCTAACGGCGCGGGAAAAACGACCACGATCAAGATCATGACCGGGCTTTTAAAGCCTGACGGCGGAAGTGTGGAGATTGACGGGATCAGTGCGGTCAGAGAGCCCCACCGCCTGAAAGAAAAGATCGGGTATGTGCCTGACCATTTTGGTGTGTATGACAATCTAAAGGTATCGGAATATATGGAGTTTTTTGCCGCCTGCTACGGCATAGAAGGGTTAAAGGGGCGCAAGAGGGCGCAGACGCTGCTGGCGCAGGTGGGGCTGGGCGACAAGGAGGATTTCTTTGTGGACGGTCTGTCCCGCGGCATGAAGCAGCGTCTGTGTCTGGCGCGGGCGCTGATCCATGATCCGGCGCTGCTTATCATGGATGAGCCGACGGCGGGGCTGGATCCCCGGACCCGGGTGGAATTCCGGGAGACGGTGAAGGAGTTAAATGAGCAGGGGATGACCATATTGATCAGTTCCCATCTGCTGTCAGACCTGTCAGAGCTTTGTACGGATATCGGTGTCATCGATGCGGGCAGGATGATCCTGACAGGAAGTATCGATGAGATCATAGACCGGATCCATACCTCCAAGCCGGTGATCATCACGGTCCAGGACCGTATGGATATCGCCATGGGGCTTTTGAAGGAGCACCCGCTGGTGCAGACCATCACGGTGCGGGATACAGATATTATGGTGGGATTTATGGGGAGTGCAAGACAGGAGAGCGAGCTTCTCACGGCGCTGGTAAATGCAGGCGTGATGATCCGTGGTTTTGTGCGGGAGCCGGGCAGTCTGGAAGCGATCTTTATGCAGATCACCAATCACGAGGAAGAAAGGGTGGTATTGTCCTATGAGGATGAATCCGGTTTATAA
- a CDS encoding sugar phosphate isomerase/epimerase, with protein sequence MYISYNEACGLGCSTLEEDLRLCEKEGFDYIEIRFDMLMSYLKTHTSDQLAEFFSTHHLKPHAFNALYLYPEFLREDDEPKRRTFLLGQFLYACEIGKKIGCHYMIVVPPFLEQENYVPFPGTDGEKNNNCVRMLKALGPIAKQYDMNLCFELVGFPRSSVRDIENARKIIEAVNMDNVGYVFDAYNIYLFNGQNDYEPMKTVEKEKIFAVHLNSADDVPERERKQEKRCFVDEGVVDIDRFLRVLKEIGYEGMCSIETFRPGHWAKTPEWVVQNAYETTYAAMKKNQCI encoded by the coding sequence ATGTATATATCATATAACGAAGCCTGTGGTCTGGGATGTTCCACACTGGAAGAAGATCTTAGATTGTGCGAAAAGGAAGGGTTTGATTACATAGAGATCAGGTTCGACATGCTCATGAGCTATTTAAAAACCCATACGTCAGACCAGTTGGCAGAGTTTTTCTCCACCCATCATTTAAAGCCCCATGCGTTTAATGCTTTGTACCTGTACCCGGAATTCTTGCGAGAGGATGACGAGCCCAAACGGCGGACATTTTTGCTGGGACAGTTCTTATATGCCTGTGAGATCGGGAAAAAAATCGGCTGCCATTATATGATCGTAGTGCCTCCATTTTTAGAGCAGGAGAACTATGTGCCGTTTCCAGGGACTGACGGGGAGAAAAACAACAATTGCGTCCGTATGCTTAAGGCGCTTGGCCCCATTGCGAAGCAGTACGATATGAACCTGTGCTTTGAGCTTGTGGGCTTTCCACGGTCGTCTGTGAGAGATATTGAAAATGCCCGGAAGATCATAGAGGCTGTAAATATGGATAATGTGGGATACGTTTTTGACGCTTACAATATCTACCTGTTTAATGGTCAAAATGATTATGAGCCAATGAAAACAGTTGAAAAAGAAAAAATCTTCGCCGTACATTTAAACAGTGCGGACGATGTGCCTGAAAGGGAACGGAAACAGGAAAAACGCTGCTTTGTAGATGAGGGGGTGGTGGATATAGACCGGTTTTTGAGAGTTTTGAAGGAGATCGGTTATGAGGGGATGTGTTCCATAGAGACTTTCCGCCCCGGACACTGGGCAAAGACCCCGGAATGGGTCGTGCAGAATGCCTATGAGACCACATACGCGGCTATGAAGAAAAATCAATGCATATGA